ACGGTCCCTCTCTTCCTGCTGCCCCTGTGTACGGCCCCTCTCTTCCTGCTGCCCCTGTGTACGGCCCCTCTCTTCCTCCTGCTGCCCCTGTGTACGGCCCCTCTCTTCCTGCTGCCCCTGTGTACGGCCCCTCTCTTCCTCCTGCTGCCCCTGTGTACGGTCCCACTCTTTCTGCTGCCCCTGTGTACGGCCcctctcttcctcctgctgtccctGTGTACGGCCCCTCTCTTCCTCCTGCAGCCCCTGTGTACGGCCCcactcttcctcctgctgtccctGTGTACGGTCCCTCTCTTCCTGCTGCCCCTGTGTACggcccccctcttcctcctgctgcccCTGTGTACggcccccctcttcctcctgctgcccCTGTGTACGGCCCCTCTCTTCTTCCTGCTGCCCCTGTGTACggcccccctcttcctcctgctgcccCTGTGTACGGTCCCTCTCTTCCTGCTGCCCCTGTGTACGGCCCCTCTCTTCCTGCTGCCCCTGTGTACGGCCCCTCTCTTCCTGCTGCCCCTGTGTACGGCCCCTCTCTTCCTCCTGCTGCCCCTGTGTACGGTCCCACTCTTTCTGCTGCCCCTGTGTACGGCCcctctcttcctcctgctgtccctGTGTACGGCCcctctcttcctcctgctgtccctGTGTACGGTCCCACTCCTCCTGCTGCCCCTGTGTACGGCCCCTCTCTTCCTCCTGCAGCCCCTGTGTACGGCCCCACTCTTTCTGCTGCCcctgtgtactgtactgctccaTAATGTTAGTGGTCTCACTGTGCGGGTCTCTAGAGGAAGACTTGATCTGAGCCCTATAGATGGGTCATAAGCCCAGGGTTCCCCATCGTGGTCCTTTCTTTCTTCTGGATCAGATGAGGAGTCTCACTGTGGTTTACAGGAATCTAGagattcctgctcctcctcccgcCGCTCATGTCTACAATGTATGGAATCTTCTTTCTATCCGCCGCCAGGCACTCGATCTGCAGCCGCACCTGCTCTGGCGCTTGAGGTTTTTAATGCTGTATTGCTTCTATGAATTATTCAGGTCTGTATAGTGTCCCAGCCAGGGGAAGGGATGGAGGAATCATCTGAAATCACTTCTGTGAGGGGAACAAGGGCTGAGACAACCAGTGGTCCAGGGGGACACCCCCCGCTGTAATGTCTCATACAGCACAGTCCCCTCTGTGTTGTGTAAGTAATAGCACCCCTTTCACACCCTCTGGCTTCACTCACTCACCCGATAGATCCAGGGCTTTCCGGTATTAGAGGAGCATCTCCCACATGTCGGCCCCTCGTTATCTCTCCCCAAATGTCTACGGCTGGCGCCAAAACAAAAGGCGTCAACATCTGTATTGCCAAGGTGGCCCCATTCTGCCTGAGGGCCGCTGATTGTGGCCCCTAACACTCAGCAGATCTGTTTGTGTTGGTGGACGCAGGGGCCCAGGAGATTCCAAGTCCATTCTCACACTAAACTAAATCTTCTCACCCTCCTTACCCCCTTCTCAGACCACGGGGCGCCACTTGGTGGATATTTGGTGCGAACCACATCCCACTGGAGTCGTCCCGATAACAGAATTTGATTCGATTTTGATATCAAGAAAAGATATTGCAATAATCCGTACCACACTTCATACCCACACATCAGCCTCCTCTTGTCAGGAAGCAAGGGGTTAATGGGTACTTGTGTGTGTCTTTGCCCATTACTTGATGGGGTCACTAAGGGTCCAGTCACATGTCCGCAAGTCTTGTGGCTTGGCAGCCGCcgagaataggacgtgttctatgtggggccgcggaacggaagtgcggatgcgggcagcattgaaaatgaatgggtcggcacccGATCCGCAAAATTGAGGCACTTGGAAATCTGATATACTTACTGCTAATGTGAGGTACACGATGGGGTCACTTACTGCTAATGTGAGGTACACGATGGGGTCACTTACTGTTAATGTGAGGTACACGATGGGGTTACTTACTGTTAATGTGAGGTACACGATGGGGTCACTTACTGCTAATGTGAGGTACACGATGGGGTCACTTACTGCTAATGTGAGGTACACGATGGGGTCACTTACTGCTTATGTGAGGTACACGATGAGGTTACTTACTGTTAATGTGAGGTACACAATGAGGTTAATTACTGCTTATGTGAGGTACACGATGGGGTTACTTACTGTTAATGTGAGGTACACGATGGGGTTACTTGCTGTTAATGTGAGGTACACGATGGGGTCACTTACtgttaatgtgaggtacatgatgAGGTTACTTACTGCTTATGTGAGGTACACGATGGGGTTACTTACTGTTAATGTGAGGTACACGATGGGGTTACTTGCTGTTAATGTGAGGTACACGATGGGGTTACTTACTGTTAATGTGAGGTACACGATGGGGTTACTTGCTGTTAATGTGAGGTACACGATGGGGTTACTTACTGTTAATGTGAGGTACACGATGAGGTTACTTACTGTTAATGTGAGGTACACGATGGGGTTACTTGCTGTTAATGTGAGGTACACGATGGGGTTACTTGCTGTTAATGTGAGGTACACGATGGGGTCACTTACTGCTTATGTGAGGTACACAATGAGGTTACTTACTGTTAATGTGAAGTACACGATGGGGTTACTTACTGTTAATGTGAGGTACACGATGGGGTTACTTACTGTTAATGTGAGGTACACAATGGGGTCACTTACTGTTAATGTGAGGTACACAATGGGGTCACTTACTGTTAATGTGAGGTACACAATGGGGTCACTTACTGTTAATGTGAGGTACACGATGGGGTTACTTACTGTTAATGTGAGGTACACGATGGGGTCACTTACTGTTAATGTGAGGTACACGATGGGGTCACTTACTGTTAATGTGAGGTACACGATGGGGTTACTTACTGTTAATGTGAGGTACACGATGGGGTTACTTACTGTTAATGTGAGGTACACGATGGGGTCACTTACTGTTAATGTGAGGTACACGATGGGGTCACTTACTGTTAATGTGAGGTACACGATGAGGTTACTTACTGTTAATGTGAGGTACACGATGAGGTTACTTACTGCTAATGTGAGGTACACGATGGGGTTACTTACtgttaatgtgaggtacatgatgAGGTTACTTACTGCTTATGTGAGGTACACGATGGGGTTACTTACTGTTAATGTGAGGTACACGATGGGGTTACTTGCTGTTAATGTGAGGTACACGATGGGGTCACTTACTGTTAATGTGAGGTACACGATGGGGTTACTTACTGCTAATGTGAGGTACACGATGGGGTTACTTACTGTTAATGTGAGGTACACGATGGGGTTACTTACTGTTAATGTGAGGTACACGATGGGGTCACTTACTGTTAATGTGAGGTACACGATGGGGTCACTTACTGTTAATGTGAGGTACACGATGGGGTCACTTACTGTTAATGTGAGGTACACGATGGGCTTACTTACTGTTAATGTGAGGTATACGATGGGGTTACTTACTGTTAATGTGAGGTACACGATGGGGTCACTTACTGTTAATGTGAGGTACACGATGGGGTTACTTACTGTTAATGTGAGGTACACGATGGGGTCACTTACTGTTAATGTGAGGTACACGATGAGGTTACTTACTGTTAATGTGAGGTACACGATGGGGTTACTTACTGCTAATGTGAGGTGAacgaggagacatcacctggaggccctggtgTGAGAGGTAGGTGCTGCTGTAGAGCGAGT
This genomic window from Bufo gargarizans isolate SCDJY-AF-19 unplaced genomic scaffold, ASM1485885v1 original_scaffold_1589_pilon, whole genome shotgun sequence contains:
- the LOC122923422 gene encoding basic proline-rich protein-like; the protein is MRQLFSSVLMKLMKGPSPPAAPVYGPAPPAVPVYGPSPPAAPVYGPAPPAAPLYSPAPPAVPVYSPTPPAAPVYGPAPPAAPVYGPAPPAAPVYSPTPPAAPVYGPSPPAAPVYGPTPPAAPVYGPSPPAAPVYGPSLPPAAPVYGPTLSAAPVYGPSLPPAVPVYGPSLPPAAPVYGPTLPPAVPVYGPSLPAAPVYGPPLPPAAPVYGPSLPAAPVYGPSLPAAPVYGPSLPPAAPVYGPSLPAAPVYGPSLPPAAPVYGPTLSAAPVYGPSLPPAVPVYGPSLPPAAPVYGPTLPPAVPVYGPSLPAAPVYGPPLPPAAPVYGPPLPPAAPVYGPSLLPAAPVYGPPLPPAAPVYGPSLPAAPVYGPSLPAAPVYGPSLPAAPVYGPSLPPAAPVYGPTLSAAPVYGPSLPPAVPVYGPSLPPAVPVYGPTPPAAPVYGPSLPPAAPVYGPTLSAAPVYCTAP